The Alteribacter keqinensis genomic sequence AAGCATGAACTCTGTCATTACCATCTTCATATAGAAGGGAGAGGGTATCAGCACAAAGATGCCGACTTCAAACAACTTCTTAAAAAGGTGGGAGGATCAAGGTTCTGCCAGGTTGTTCCGGGGATGCGCCGAAGATCGAAAACTCTTCACATCTACACGTGTAAAAAGTGCGGGATTCAATTTAGAAGAAAGCGCCAAATTGACTTGAAGCGTTTTGTTTGCGGGAGGTGCAGAGGGCGTCTCGAAAAAATAAAAACAATTTCCCAATAAAACATTGACGCTTATTTTTAACTGTGGTACATTATAAAAGTCGCTGAAACGGACAAGCGTTGAAACGGCGGCTCGAAAGACCTCGAAAAAGATATTGACTTTGCTTTTAACTTCCGTTAAAATATAAAAAGTCGCTAAAAAACATTATTCCACAGTAGCTCAGTGGTAGAGCAATCGGCTGTTAACCGATCGGTCGTAGGTTCGAGTCCTACCTGTGGAGCCATACGGAGAAGTACTCAAGTGGCTGAAGAGGCGCCCCTGCTAAGGGTGTAGGTCGCGCAAGCGGCGCGAGGGTTCAAATCCCTCCTTCTCCGCCAGTTCTTTTTTAAGCTGGCCCGTTGGTCAAGTGGTTAAGACACCGCCCTTTCACGGCGGTAACACGGGTTCGAATCCCGTACGGGTCACCATTTTTTATTTACAGAGTTTCAAAGACAACAGCATACGGAGGATTAGCTCAGTTGGGAGAGCACCTGCCTTAC encodes the following:
- a CDS encoding SprT family protein yields the protein MTDLELQKLVEGISEASFNRPFKHKATFNPRLRTTGGRYMLQSHNIEMNPKQLEQFGEEEFIKIVKHELCHYHLHIEGRGYQHKDADFKQLLKKVGGSRFCQVVPGMRRRSKTLHIYTCKKCGIQFRRKRQIDLKRFVCGRCRGRLEKIKTISQ